TTTAAGTTGATTGTGCTCTTGGGTAAGCGCCGCAAGCTCGTTTTTCTTTTCCTGTATCAGCTCATTAAGATCAGCGATTCTTTGATCATCCAGAAGGAGACTTGCAGCCGCTTCCATCTCATATTTGAGTGTTTTTAGTTTATTGCCGGCAGTTTTACTGATAGCATCAAGTCTGTCGAAACCGAGCATTTTTCTGATCTCTATTACTCTTTCAGCTGGTGTGGATGCAAGAAGCCCTGCGGTTTCCTTTTGCTTCGCAAAGAAGGAGTTTACAAAGCTGTCTTTATCAAGCTTGATTATTTTGTAGAGCTCTTTGGCTACCTCGGTGGCGTTCTCAGCCAGGGCTACGATGTTTTGTTGATCCACCCTGTACAAGCCAACTTTTGTTGTTTGAGCAACCCCCCTCAAAGCTCTTTTTACAACATATTCTTTATTTCTTTCGATAAACTCAAGTTCAACTTCCACAGGTTCGGAAGCAGGGGCGTTATCATTTTTGAGTTGGGACAAATTAACACCCTTCAGAGGTCCGAAAAGTGCGAATGAGATGGCATCGAATACAGTCGACTTCCCGGCACCATTTCTACCAACGAGACCGGTAAGTCCAGTCGGGAAATTGATGATTTCGTCTTTGTACTGCTTAAAATTTTTCAGTTTTAATTTATTGATTAGCATTATTGTCCACCTGTAATAAGTCATCAAAAAGTTGAGTTGCTTCTTCTCTAAATTTGTTAAAATCTTCGGGATCAGGGAATCCCGCACGGATATCTCCGATCAATCTTTCAAGAAGGGATTCGCCTCCGGACTCGAATTCTATCGGTTCTTCCCCTTTTTTCCTTTTAATTAATCTGAGTACGAGGCATTTCCCCGTCAGTTCTTCGATGTTTTCTCTCATAAAATCAAATGACTGGTTATCTCGTAAATCTTCAAGTATTACCTTGACAATCGCTTCGGAGAGGTCATCCCTGTTTACAGCTTTGGTGATTTCACCTGTAATCTCCTCAGTGGATTTCGTATCGCAATTTTTAACGGTGATGTTCAGATACCGTCTCGTTTCAATCTTCACGAATCTTATTTCGGGAACTTTGCCGTTCAGAGTTACCTCAACGAAACCTTTGTCGTGGTCTGCTTCGCCGGCATTTATTCGCTCAGTTGAACCTGAGTAGCAGACATTACCGTAGTTTTTCATGTGGTTAAAGCGATGCCAGTGACCGAGAGCGACATAGTCAAAATCTTTCAGTATTTCAAGCCGGTCAGCGGGGAAAAGACCTCCACCGGGTTCCTCTTCCTTGTAGATTGAAACCGGCATTGAAAGGTGCATCATAAGAATATTAGGTTTCGAAGTGTCGGTGACAGAGATTTTTTGAATCTCTTCGTTATGGTCACTGTCAAAAGTGATGTGCGGGAGTGCATGCAGGATGAAATCGCCGCAGTCCAGAGTGGAATATTTCTGGTCGTAGAAGATTTTGCACCCGTCAAACATATTATACAGGGCATGTATCGCCTGTGTATCCTCTGATCTTGGGAGATCATGATTCCCGGCTATCATGTAAAATGGAATTCCGGCATCGGATAACCGTTTGAATTGTCTGCCTGCTTCGACCATTGCCTTGTTGTAAGGTGAAGGGCGGTGAAAAAAGTCCCCTGTGTGGATTACAAAGTCCGGTTTTGTGGCCAGTGCATGGTCAACGACAGCCGCTACAGCTTTATAAGCATCCGCTTCTCTTTCCTTTAGAACAGCCTGGTCGTCGGAGGAATAATCAATAAACCCCAGGTGCGAATCTGAAAAATGCATGAACCTTAATGACATTTATTTTGCCTTTTTTTGTTATTATCAATCACTACCAGGATAGAGAAGAAATTTTACCGTTTTTCCAAAATAAAGTTAAGAAAAATTCATATCACATCCTTTTTTCTCTTTTTTTTGTATTTTTAAGGCTGATATTTAATAAAAATTAATCTATTCATCTATTGTCAGCTAAAAAAGAGATTGAACTTTTTTGCTGAGCTTAACAATCCACAGGTAGTTAGTTATGTTTAAGACAAACCTAAAAAGCTCTTTATGGTTATCTTTGGTTCTGATTCTACTCTTAGGCACTAATGGGAATGCACAAAATGAGAATAATAAACCCCAGGTAAATCCACCGATCTATATTGCATTTCTTTGGCACATGCACCAGCCAATTTATTGGCCCTATGAAAGTGTCGTCCAAACCGATGCAAATGGTCGCTATCCCTTCTCGGTTACAGATATTCACAATCAGAGGATTGGACCCTACACTTCCTGGCCCAAAAACGCAGTTCAAAAGGGAATTGCTGCCAATATGCCTCATTTTGGTGCACAGGTTAGCTTCTCAGGGTCACTCATTGAAAATCTGAACGCACTCGAAGCAAACGGTAACGGAAATTTTTCAAACTGGAAATCGAGTTGGAATTTCATCAAAAACCAAACCACTTCTCTTGGTAATCCAAGGCTGGACATGGTTGGTTTTGGCTATTTCCATCCCCTGATGGGCTTGATTGACTACAAAGACATAAGAAAACAACTCCAGTGGCACAAAACAATTTTTTCGCAAAACTTCCCCGGAGGTTACTCCAAAGGTATCTTTCCGCCAGAGAATGCTTTTGTGAACAGGATGATTCCAGCTCTGGCGGATGAGGGATTGAACTGGGTGCTGGTTGACAATGTCCACTTTGACCGCACCGCTCAGGGGTATCCTTTCAATACAGGTGGAAACATCTATGAGCCAAACAAAGCTGATGTTCTGAATGCAAACCCGAATGACTGGCTGGCACTTCAGAATATCTGGGCGCCTACAAAAGTATCTGCTG
This is a stretch of genomic DNA from Bacteroidota bacterium. It encodes these proteins:
- a CDS encoding exonuclease SbcCD subunit D — encoded protein: MSLRFMHFSDSHLGFIDYSSDDQAVLKEREADAYKAVAAVVDHALATKPDFVIHTGDFFHRPSPYNKAMVEAGRQFKRLSDAGIPFYMIAGNHDLPRSEDTQAIHALYNMFDGCKIFYDQKYSTLDCGDFILHALPHITFDSDHNEEIQKISVTDTSKPNILMMHLSMPVSIYKEEEPGGGLFPADRLEILKDFDYVALGHWHRFNHMKNYGNVCYSGSTERINAGEADHDKGFVEVTLNGKVPEIRFVKIETRRYLNITVKNCDTKSTEEITGEITKAVNRDDLSEAIVKVILEDLRDNQSFDFMRENIEELTGKCLVLRLIKRKKGEEPIEFESGGESLLERLIGDIRAGFPDPEDFNKFREEATQLFDDLLQVDNNANQ